The Toxoplasma gondii ME49 chromosome XII, whole genome shotgun sequence genome includes a region encoding these proteins:
- a CDS encoding cpw-wpc domain-containing protein (encoded by transcript TGME49_247310) gives MKEKCEQQAEEQEDQLRENQKRARDTVDQCDDLLQGTVNRTEEAAQKRRSLQASALGYDLRDLEKTMSPEVARALRTAYAEAEGCDHDYSFLCPFSWTEGSDGFTCTAPATYIGRCEKTQNFSLSKEEKQAKERECLVTWPCLKKCVRDYTQLCPTGWTEVGAGHCSAPFSYSGRCSRTMNFAELSRPERERWSAACDTYWPCQAACKRDFSVPCPDGWTSIGGEGKCKAPEGYVGPCGPVESVGSLDSETKQLFEKKCNVLFPCESKCKRDYSFACPASWRNVALEKCLPGDSYAGPCREEVNFASRTEQDKIAFEERCLADWPCIEEKCERDFTAPCPLEWAEAHKACMAPAHYEGPCEERQDFVGLTPEEKDAAMETCEVFWPCKGGEALLRDMVEGGPAMGRGVTSLLGGPVDSATGTIVGFIS, from the exons ATGAAAGAGAAATGTGAACAACAGGCAGAAG AACAGGAGGATCAACTGAGGGAAAACCAGAAGAGAGCACGTGACACCGTCGACCAGTGCGATGATCTA CTACAGGGCACTGTTaacagaacagaggaagcagcacAAAAAAGGCGTTCACTGCAGGCTTCAGCTCTAGGATATGACCTCCGAGATCTGGAAAAAACAATGTCGCCTGAAGTAGCGAGGGCCTTGAGAACTGCATACGCGGAGGCTGAAGGCTGCGACCACGATTACTCATTCCTCTGTCCGTTCTCTTGgacagaaggcagcgacGGCTTTACCTGCACAGCTCCTGCCACTTACATCG GGAGATGTGAGAAAACCCAGAACTTTTCCCTCTCtaaggaagaaaagcaagcAAAAGAACGCGAGTGTCTCGTCACTTGGCCATG CTTGAAGAAGTGTGTGCGCGACTATACGCAGCTTTGTCCGACTGGATGGACCGA GGTTGGAGCTGGTCATTGTTCCGCACCATTTTCTTACTCCG GGCGATGTTCGAGAACAATGAATTTCGCTGAGCTTTCCCG cccagagagagaaagatggaGTGCCGCATGTGACACCTACT GGCCTTGCCAAGCCGCTTGCAAACGGGATTTTTCGGTCCCGTGTCCCGACGGCTGGACCTCGATTG GAGGCGAGGGAAAGTGCAAAGCTCCTGAGGGCTACGTCGGACCTTGCGGACCTGTGGAAAGCGTCGGGAGTTTGGATTCTGAAACCAAGCAACTGTTCGAGAAGAAGTGCAACGTTCTGTTCCCCTGCGAAAGCAAATGCAAACGTGATTACTCTTTCGCTTGTCCCGCAAGTTGGAGGAACGTTGCCTTAGAGAAATGTTTGCCTGGG GACAGCTACGCAGGTCCTTGCAGAGAGGAGGTTAATTTCGCCAGTCGAACGGAGCAAGACAAGATAGCATTCGAGGAGCGATGCTTAGCTGATTGGCCGTGCATCGAGGAGAAATGCGAGCGTGATTTCACTGCCCCGTGTCCGCTCGAGTGGGCAGAGGCACACAAAGCTTGCATGGCTCCG GCTCACTATGAGGGGCCTTGCGAGGAAAGGCAGGACTTTGTCGGCCTAACAcccgaagagaaggacgctgCCATGGAAACATGTGAAG TATTCTGGCCTTGCAAAGGTGGAGAGGCTCTGCTGCGCGACATG GTGGAAGGCGGTCCGGCGATGGGTCGCGGTGTCACCAGTTTGCTCGGCGGCCCGGTTGACTCTGCCACAGGAACAATCGTAGGCTTCATATCGTGA
- a CDS encoding hypothetical protein (encoded by transcript TGME49_247305), which produces MCGPDISECYIGEPLANPLGQYRNGKAQGFALSPGTPWDLPRVALRVDAGPENTANKQLSAYGTQVVCWAASNTVPRSSHLAIVEEISTQLFFGPCQSVCACWDTLQSSVSVSLLRSFAVIRRVTFGLPTETVSFCYKGYAASGTNPIYPGMCRRLKRRQEKYVLGNEAFRCVGAVLRLRFEVDLPREKVNLRLDPVAYYV; this is translated from the exons ATGTGCGGGCCAGACATCAGCGAGTGCTACATCGGAGAACCGCTCGCAAATCCTCTGGGACAGTACCGAAACGGCAAGGCACAGGGTTTTGCGCTTTCTCCTGGGACACCATGGGACCTTCCGCGCGTCGCGCTCCGTGTAGATGCGGGTCCCGAAAATACTGCCAACAAACAGCTCTCTGCCTACGGTACACAGGTCGTGTGCTGGGCTGCTTCGAACACAG TCCCTCGCTCAAGTCATCTGGCAATTGTTGAGGAAATATCCACGCAGCTCTTCTTCGGTCCGTGCCAAAGCGTGTGTGCTTGCTGGGATACGCTGCAGTCATCTGTATCTGTTTCGTTGCTTCGCAGCTTTGCAGTCATCCGACGAGTCACATTTGGCTTACCAACAGAAACAGTGTCATTTTGCTACAAAGGTTATGCTGCCTCTGGAACAAATCCCATATATCCAGGGATGTGCAGAAGGCTGAAACGACGACAGGAAAAGTACGTGCTAGGCAATGAAGCATTTCGTTGTGTTGGAGCAGTCCTGCGTCTACGCTTCGAAGTGGATCTCCCGCGGGAGAAAGTGAATCTGAGATTGGATCCAGTAGCTTACTATGTTTGA
- a CDS encoding hypothetical protein (encoded by transcript TGME49_247320), whose amino-acid sequence MGWSSRPPFRGSPPVPPSRFPDRFLDRDRNCSPCSYAAFVPPSPEGSNQQRQLRQPPLQRGQQWQALCKRSRPDDFSENLEQYGHHLHATDLPPPKHGQQHSGTRPTGHPGGQKRFLPEGFGSSVRTSREADPSRVPSCSENIHRSRHTDMRECIGHVQSDFAEQRHREGSAHRQIQRENIGVSRNPRCSRTGPQPLLSADVRQRRAEAPVYFSGSNSNNEYQGNALDMPPSFKGMNKMHETRSQSSAKESSGPQHFQRSKDKVLTPLQISKRDADILHTKRSEGYQRYVRAVPREKRSPLCRTTWHPVTPRSAQNLSVKQWRDLLSKWRHQVHLWTNLPEHVYSSISGMAVEDQMKTLGSMTARELDSRDGVHKDAGKSEDSRNVETREAIGRSSEEIASWLTALELPTGTKDKPSALAGKSDALCRPILFVPSWYRTVLHRKKFDVVHEKDFETAAEQLAKKIRAGSHLQQQHFRSSASVMRSVYGHSCAALQTFEMEVSASQVSEDSQAKEDFQNRTNYKISRNLPLDMVLRLTRRQPDLIGKVCGKACAETLSSNEDEDGFLMRLCQRQREQAVLFIQGVLYSDFSSSQNVKGRRDSRQHSGKTCRRRFL is encoded by the exons ATGGGCTGGTCTTCGCGACCTCCCTTTCGAGGTTCGCCTCCCGTCCCCCCGTCACGTTTCCCAGATCGTTTCCTAGATCGAGATCGCAACTGCTCTCCATGCAGCTACGCCGCATTTGTTCCACCCTCGCCCGAAGGGAGCAaccagcagagacagctcaGGCAACCTCCCCTGCAGCGTGGCCAACAGTGGCAGGCGTTGTGCAAACGTTCCAGACCGGACGACTTTTCTGAAAATCTGGAGCAGTATGGCCaccatctgcatgcaaccgATTTGCCGCCGCCAAAACACGGCCAACAGCATAGTGGAACCCGTCCGACAGGGCATCCTGGAGGACAAAAGAGGTTTTTACCGGAAGGGTTTGGCTCTTCGGTGCGGACTTCCCGGGAAGCTGACCCCTCTCGAGTGCCTTCCTGCTCTGAAAACATTCATCGGTCCCGCCACACCGACATGAGGGAGTGTATAGGGCACGTACAGAGCGATTTCGCCGAACAAAGGCATAGGGAGGGCTCTGCACACCGCCAGATTCAACGGGAAAACATCGGGGTGAGTAGGAATCCGCGTTGCTCGCGCACTGGACCGCAGCCTCTGCTGTCAGCGGACGTACGCCAGCGACGTGCAGAGGCACCGGTGTATTTCTCTGGCAGTAACTCAAACAATGAGTATCAAGGCAACGCCCTCGATATGCCGCCGTCATTCAAGGGGATGAACAAAATGCATGAAACAAGATCTCAA TCCTCTGCCAAGGAATCCTCAGGCCCACAGCATTTCCAGCGGTCGAAGGACAAAGTGCTGACTCCTCTTCAGATATCAAAGCGCGACGCGGATATTCTCCACACAAAACGGTCTGAGGGTTATCAAAGATACGTTCGAGCAGTTCCTCGGGAAAAGAGGTCGCCACTATGCCGGACCACATGGCACCCTGTGACGCCGCGTTCAGCCCAG AATCTCAGTGTCAAGCAATGGAGAGATCTGCTCAGCAAGTGGCGCCATCAGGTGCACTTATGGACCAAC CTCCCCGAGCATGTATACTCCAGCATCTCGGGAATGGCGGTTGAGGATCAAATGAAGACACTCGGAAGCATGACGGCCCGTGAACTGGACTCAAGAGACGGAGTACACAAGGATGCCGGCAAGAGCGAGGATAGCAGAAATGTCGAGACCCGTGAG GCGATCGGCAGGTCATCGGAAGAAATCGCCAGCTGGTTGACAGCTCTAGAGTTGCCAACAGGCACAAAAGACAAGCCATCAGCGTTGGCTGGTAAATCGGACGCTCTATGCAGGCCCATTCTGTTCGTACCCTCGTGGTACCGCACTGTTCTACATCGAAAGAA GTTTGACGTAGTCCATGAAAAAGACTTCGAAACTGCAGCTGAACAACTGGCAAAGAAAATTA GAGCCGGCAGTCATCTTCAACAGCAACACTTCAGGAGCAGTGCCAGCGTCATGCGTTCTGTGTACGGCCACTCGTGTGCCGCGCTACAGACGTTTGAAATGGAGGTTTCCGCGTCTCAGGTATCAGAGGACTCGCAAGCTAAAGAGGATTTCCAGAATCGTACGAACTACAAGATATCTAGAAACCTTCCACTAGATATGGTTCTCAGACTTACCAGACGACAGCCCGACCTTATTGGTAAGGTATGTGGGAAGGCATGTGCCGAGACCCTGTCTTCGAATGAAGATGAGGATGGGTTCCTTATGCGGCTGTGCCAACGGCAACGGGAACAGGCAGTGCTTTTCATTCAAGGTGTGTTGTATTCTGACTTCTCGTCATCTCAGAACGTAAAGGGACGTCGTGATTCCCGCCAGCACAGTGGGAAAACTTGCCGAAGAAGATTTTTGTGA
- a CDS encoding hypothetical protein (encoded by transcript TGME49_247330): MHSPLPSQRRREEPESSLPQKRPRNASSEDPPFAPTLPSLSCSNSPLRCRNSPRAPSPALASAAPPSAPRVGSAPGVQGGASPASLECVFAQVAALTAADSPDVQNCLVRLQKAARELLTLVREEHGLLFVRSDFAPAFSRGERPSGNCRIPQNGGDPNAGSRGGEDAIERDRLRVYIHRAVPRFLALGSHALPVFRHFCMQFIARLVQLEGRAVPLALGVLSRVLSDAWENRGDAASAFLLHAAIDVARRFWKTLLVFACLAAARLRRYGPVGVQDFFGGEKATLDGFRALVSIRTVLHNLLAAPSALSSPSASSPLSSAASPLSSAASPSSPSPSSASSPGASSPLVSYESYRGALAIVERSLEFLCEKPLSVKTSSQSRGRPFSIPPASSPLDAEWPLLQFSSLSSLSSLSSSSPSSAAEAGSANACEGASRADEANALPPVSPTFSSCQVQYIQDVDSLVLADSSLLKALEGWASSDGDLLLALLRRPPLVSPSSVSASSGSAGGDASADEGGAKTGDTGGERPGEKTGETCICKSGESPVGRTLPEELHGEKDALSAGSGGSAIDPVSYTFVIQAVAWIGSRRPQYLPRFFPALRELVDLLRCPSRLSSPLSSSSSPPLSSFSLSVSGRLLALPEGTREDLLAVLLMELLRLLASPLCASGAWTGKVVEALHAGGKRGSLHTLLQESRAIFADMWIKKSPSQTARDAPFFSPCSLSASPREDSPATPNGGSETKAETEMESEGDVEGLCVEEGAEVLRQQRLWRNADECSFFLQRHRHIDAVTWLAASRTDDELVDLALKHLGQTHAQKPPKNPLRRARAGAGLRGVGPRVDASGADREDAHTGACASVEEVTRELLREKEDGRALWNEEPGDASHAREDADMPTLFDSGILKPRSLATEKEQTCAFSDWTQSNGSRPGGAEMKESIGDKGPLSLSSLSPLSSVLSSHDSTQVVKVPPVEAVHRHGRLFKFLIFRQMLRSPFIPRVVGSNIFASALQFHQRRTEVALRLIFWPSQDAETQRELCAAFLHSLFSNRTMPALEETVDGAEGHDQDGERLEWHVRVSSLLDLLFYKASLDAETLSSFCRSAASQELPVSLRKVTNAPGYRARDPLSPRPAPRLVADFFSSSPPSSSSPPSSPSSPSSLCVSSAARVAILEGDVQPSLLGWPFSLPGDSPAFRALAAGQEEKAPDGEGERGRETEEGSGHGRRLRYKQVLQLCLDAVFSPSILADSVKRDSYCQLLARFFTDLPHIGALGFQRMTDWATGASPHPRRLAVAVLSQLLKRGHSLLDRRTAFSLVLTLQHAAPEAVRRLLLKLISSPKGIYVVPKEGEAAEPPAWQEPRRLILHRSSNEHSSTPPLSCAFLVAPKSSKASASSSLHSPRSSSSSAVAACDPGPFDRCFEGAQGKVEKEGGFLIDQEEREGWTDMRQFGRAWIEACAGIVLRSIAPPDAQFAAPIVTNAFVASLARQILLRSETGAAARAGAASLDAFESQKSGALDAESLQERLSCFVTLCVRRPHLLHPFFEVFLISPSHRPALERLFAKCITQVSPACHPEYVRLLQFSEPEHEPLALLLIEHCVAFAFANPEQDLEHLPALVAAVWALAEGERESEKARREPGETCEAGETTGTGEREREAEQRRRASALRLALPLVAFFDRAQLAVLLPKFIFGEFSETQMKTALKRLLTIPLELQQKAYPGRSVMPPEDILMLLYNLPCTTSQQRKKQTTVLDFCLDLTGCTSRAESPTEIFPIDVIATTCQRIADDDSQPISVIFGRLLCQVAQNIPSLREFVAGTVMPALVRRKIWTNRSLWKGFVMATSILWAERKDLLVRMILVLPEDRTRDLLQHLQQRHPVTADISTFLYQDDQARRSCPHYLRVLLGLTN; this comes from the exons ATGCACTCGCCTTTGCCCTCTCAACGGCGTCGAGAGGAGCCTGAGTCCAGTCTTCCTCAGAAGCGCCCTCGCAACGCCAGCTCCGAGGACCCCCCCTTCGCACCCAccctcccctctctttcttgttccaATTCGCCACTACGATGTCGAAACTCGCCGCGAGCTCCCAGTCCAGCGTTGGCGAGCGCAGCTCCCCCAAGTGCTCCGAGAGTCGGCAGCGCGCCTGGAGTCCAGGGCGGAGCGTCCCCAGCGTCACTGGAATGCGTCTTCGCTCAGGTCGCCGCTCTCACAGCAGCCGATTCTCCAGACGTCCAAAACTGTCTGGTCCGACTGCAGAAAGCCGCCCGCGAACTCCTGACTCTCGTGAGGGAGGAACACGGCCTCTTGTTCGTCAGAAGTGACTTCgctcctgctttttctcgaggCGAGCGACCCAGTGGGAACTGCAGGATCCCTCAGAACGGTGGAGATCCCAACGCAGGCTcgcgaggcggcgaggaCGCGATAGAGCGCGACCGGCTCCGAGTGTACATCCACCGTGCAGTCCCGCGGTTCCTCGCCCTCGGAAGCCACGCGCTTCCGGTCTTCCGTCacttttgcatgcagttcattGCTCGTCTCGTCCAGCTGGAAGGCCGCGCGGTGCCCCTCGCGCTCGGAGTTTTGAGTCGCGTGCTATCGGACGCCTGGGAGAACCGCGGCGACgccgcttctgcctttcttctgcatgcagcgatcGACGTCGCAAGGAGATTCTGGAAAACGCTGCTGGTCTTTGCTTGCCTCGCCGCAGCTCGCCTACGTCGCTACGGTCCCGTCGGAGTCCAG gaCTTCTtcggaggagaaaaggcgactcTCGACGGCTTTCGCGCGCTTGTCTCCATACGCACTGTCCTTCATAACCTCCTTGCCGCCCCGTCggccctctcttctccttctgcatcttctcctctctcgtctgctgcttctcctctctcgtctgctgcttctccttcttctccttctccttcttctgcctcttcccccggtgcttcttctccactggTCAGCTACGAGAGTTACCGAGGGGCGTTGGCAATTGTCGAGCGGTCGTTGGAGTTCTTGTGTGAGAAGCCTCTGTCGGTGAAGACGAGCAGTCAGAGTCGCGGCCGCCCTTTCTCCATtcctcctgcgtcttctcctctggaCGCCGAGTGGCCGCTCTtgcagttttcttctctttcttctctttcttctctttcttcttcttccccctcttctgctgctgagGCAGGCTCCGCCAATGCATGCGAAGGAGCGTCGCGCGCCGACGAGGCAAATGCGTTGCCCCCGGTCTCTCCTACCTTCAGCAGTTGTCAGGTGCAGTACATCCAAGATGTCGACTCGCTTGTCCTGGCTGACAGCAGCCTGTTGAAGGCTCTCGAGGGATGGGCATCCAGCGACGGTGACCTGctgctcgctcttcttcgccgccctccgctcgtctctccgtcgagCGTGAGCGCTTCTTCTGGGTCTGCAGGTGGCGACGCAAGCGCAGACGAAGGTGGAGCAAagacgggagacacaggggGAGAACGTCCTGGAGAAAAGACTGGAGAAACATGCATATgcaagagtggagagagccCCGTGGGCCGGACGCTTCCTGAAGAGCTCCATGGGGAAAAAGACGCCTTGAGCGCCGGTTCTGGCGGATCTGCTATCGATCCGGTGTCGTACACTTTCGTCATCCAAGCTGTTGCCTGGATAGGCAGCCGACGGCCACAGTacctccctcgcttcttcccggCGCTTCGCGAACTCGTCGACCTTCTCCGCTGTCCATCCAgactgtcttctcctctctcttcttcttcctctcctcctttgtcttctttctcgttgtCGGTGTCCGGTCGTTTGCTGGCTCTCCCTGAGGGGACGCGAGAAGATCTTCTCGCGGTCTTGTTGATGGAGTTGCTTCGGCTTCTGGCGTCGCCTCTGTGCGCGAGCGGCGCGTGGACGGGGAAGGTGGTGGaggcgttgcatgcaggggGAAAGCGAGGCTCCCTGCACACCCTGCTTCAGGAAAGCAGAGCCATTTTCGCCGACATGTGGATCAAGAAGTCTCCCTCGCAAACCGCGCGAGACgctccgttcttctcgccctgctccctctctgcgtcgcctcgcgAGGACTCGCCTGCGACTCCGAACGGAGGCTCGGAGACAAAAGCCGAGACCGAAATGGAGTCCGAGGGGGATGTGGAGGGTCTCTGCGTCGAAGAGGGAGCAGAGGTTctgcgacagcagagactgtggcgaaacgcagacgaaTGTTCGTTCTTTCTGCAGCGCCATAGACACATCGACGCCGTCACATGGCTCGCAGCTTCGCGGACGGACGACGAGCTCGTCGATTTGGCGCTCAAGCATCTgggacagacgcatgcgcagaagCCACCGAAAAATCCGCTGAGACGCGCGCGAGCCGGTGCCGGGCTGCGCGGAGTTGGACCGCGCGTGGACGCGAGtggagcagacagagaagacgcgcacACCGGAGCTTGTGCCTCTGTCGAGGAAGTGACGAGAGAACTGttgagagaaaaggaggacgGCAGGGCGCTGTGGAATGAGGAACCGGGCGACGCCTCACATGCCCGAGAGGACGCTGACATGCCTACGCTCTTCGACTCAGGCATCCTGAAGCCGCGTTCCCTCGCCACCGAGAAAGAG CAGACTTGCGCCTTTTCCGACTGGACGCAGAGCAACGGATCGCGACCAGGAGGAGCAGAGATGAAAGAAAGCATCGGAGACAAAgggcctctctcgctgtcttccctttctccactttcttctgttttgtcTTCACACGATTCCACACAAGTCGTGAAGGTTCCTCCTGTCGAAGCAGTGCACCGACACGGGCGTCTCTTCAAATTTCTCATCTTCCGTCAGATGCTCA GGTCTCCTTTCATCCCGCGAGTTGTTGGGTCGAACATCTTCGCGTCTGCGCTCCAGTTCCACCAG AGGCGCACAGAAGTCGCTCTTCGCCTGATCTTCTGGCCGAGTCAAGACGCGGAAACGCAGCGAGAGCTGTGCGCCGCGTTTCTACATTCTCTCTTCAG CAACCGGACGATGCCCGCGCTCGAGGAAACTGTTGACGGAGCTGAAGGACATGACCAAGAC GGCGAGCGCCTGGAGTGGCATGTCCGCGTcagctctctcctcgacctTCTCTTCTACAAAGCCTCTCTGGATGCAGAGACGCTCTCGAGTTTTTGTCGATCGGCTGCTTCTCAGGAActccctgtttctctccgcaaAGTGACGAATGCACCAGGCTACCGAGCACGGGACCCTCTCTCACCTAGGCCTGCTCCTCGTCTCGTTGCCGACTTCTTCAGCTCTTCTccaccctcttcttcttctccaccctcttctccctcttctccctcttctctctgtgtttcttcggCTGCTCGAGTTGCGATTTTGGAGGGAGACGTTCAGCCGTCGCTTCTGGGATggccgttttctcttccaggAGACTCTCCTGCGTTCCGCGCGCTTGCCGCCggacaggaggagaaggcacccgacggggaaggcgagcgaggaagagaaacagaagaagggagcGGTCACGGAAGGAGACTGCGTTACAAGCAAGTGCTGCAGCTCTGCCTCgacgccgtcttctctcccagcATTTTAGCGGACAG cgtgaagagagacagctaCTGCCAGTTGTTGGCTCGTTTTTTCACTGATCTGCCGCACATCGGAGCTCTCGGCTTTCAACGCATGACCGATTGGGCGACCGGCGCCTCCCCTCACCCGCGccgcctcgccgtcgccgtcCTTTCTCAGCTGCTCAAGAGGGGCCATAGTCTTCTGGATCGGAG gaCAGCTTTTTCGCTCGTTCTCACGCTACAGCACGCGGCACCTGAAGCTGTTCGTCGCTTGCTGCTGAAGCTGATTAGCTCTCCAAAGGGCATCTACGTCGTCCCCAAGGAGGGCGAAGCAGCAG AGCCACCAGCCTGGCAGGAGCCGCGCCGCCTTATCCTTCACCGCTCGTCAAATGAGCATTCGTCGactccgcctctctcttgtgccttcctcgtcgcccCCAAGTCGTCGAaggcttctgcctcttcgtctctccattcgcctcgttcttcttcttcgtctgcggtCGCCGCTTGTGATCCTGGGCCGTTTGACCGCTGCTTCGAAGGAGCGCAAGGcaaggtggagaaggaaggaggtTTCTTAATCGaccaagaggagagagaagggtgGACGGACATGCGCCAGTTCGGCCGTGCATGGATCGAGGCTTGTGCAGGCATTGTGCTCAG GTCTATCGCTCCTCCGGACGCCCAGTTTGCTGCCCCCATCGTCACCAACGCTTTCGTCGCATCTCTGGCTCGGCAGATTCTTCTTCGATCCGAAA CTGGCGCAGCTGCACGAGCTGGAGCGGCTTCCCTGGATGCCTTCGAGTCGCAAAAAAGCGGCGCGCTTGATGCGGAAAGCTTGCAGGAGAGACTGAGCTGCTTCGTCACTCTCTGCGTTCGTCGGCCGCACCTTCTCCACCCTTTTTTCGAAGTATTTCTGATCAGTCCTTCTCATCGTCCAGCGCTCGAAAGGCTCTTCGCGAAG TGTATCACCCAAGTCTCCCCAGCTTGTCACCCCGAATACGTCAGACTGCTGCAG TTTTCGGAACCAGAACACGAGCCTCTCGCGCTGCTCCTCATCGAGCACtgtgtcgccttcgcctttgcGAATCCAGAGCAAGACTTAGAGCACCTGCCTGCTCTTGTCGCTGCTGTGTGGGCTCTAGCTGAAggggagcgagagagcgaaaaggcgagaagagaaccgGGAGAGACATGtgaagctggagagacaaccggaactggagagagagagagagaggcagagcaaCGGAGAAGAGCCAGTGCACTCCGACTCGCGCTTCcgcttgtcgccttctttgACCG AGCTCAGCTAGCCGTTCTTCTGCCGAAATTTATTTTCGGCGAGTTCAGTGAGACGCAGATGAAAACAGCTCTGAAGCGACTGTTGACAATTCCTCTCGAACTCCAACAGAAAGCTTATCCGGGACGCTCTGTGATGCCGCCAGAAGACATTCTCATGTTGCTCTACAATCTTCCATGCACTACAA GCCAGCAacgaaagaagcagacgacagTGCTAGACTTCTGCCTCGACTTGACGGGGTGCACGAGCCGAGCGGAGTCACCGACTGAGATTTTTCCAATCGAT GTCATCGCCACCACGTGCCAGCGAATCGCCGACGACGATTCCCAGCCTATCTCGGTCATCTTCGGGCGCCTC CTGTGCCAGGTGGCTCAGAACATTCCGTCTCTCCGCGAATTCGTGGCAGGCACAGTCATGCCCGCTCTCGTCCGAAGGAAG ATCTGGACGAATCGCAGTTTGTGGAAAGGCTTCGTCATGGCGACGTCGATTCTGTGGGCGGAGCGGAAGGACCTGCTTGTGAGAATGATTCTCGTCCTCCCCGA AGACAGAACCAGAGACCTCCTCCAGCATCTCCAGCAGCGGCACCCGGTCACTGCCGACATCTCGACATTCCTCTACCAAGACGACCAG GCCCGTCGATCGTGTCCACATTACCTGCGAGTTCTTCTAGGTTTGACAAACTAG
- a CDS encoding hypothetical protein (encoded by transcript TGME49_247340): MAQSAHFRGPFDPLGADSVIALCKLLNPEDEEDVHVTDRTVQRAHMGPGDLHERNKPRAKPNVKVEAKLKRSRGASGNKESSTLSSNTEAGSGSDPRVMPDYEILHQQTVGSEDVFLGMSGKDPSSDHCDKLVAKVRRYFCERSNITSVYQETRSSPLGSWCDVHRCRSQVKLPHTELKAITLKVSQGDF; the protein is encoded by the exons ATGGCGCAGTCCGCGCACTTTCGCGGGCCGTTTGATCCTCTAGGGGCCGATAGCGTGATCGCTTTGTGTAAGCTTCTGAAtccagaagacgaagaagatgtgCATGTCACTGACAGAACAGTGCAGCGTGCCCATATGGGCCCCGGAGATCTGCACGAGCGAAACAAACCGCGAGCGAAGCCAAACGTGAAAGTGGAAGCGAAG CTGAAAAGGTCGCGTGGAGCAAGCGGAAACAAGGAATCAAGTACCTTGAGTAGTAACACAGAGGCAGGTTCGGGCAGTGACCCTCGTGTCATGCCGGACTACGAG ATACTCCACCAGCAGACTGTCGGGTCTGAGGACGTTTTTCTCGGCATGAGCGGCAAAGATCCATCCTCGGATCACTGCGACAAACTGGTAGCCAAGGTACGACGGTATTTCTGTGAACGCTCAAACATCACTAGCGTTTATCAAGAAACAAGAAGCAGCCCACTTGGCTCCTGGTGCGATGTGCATCGCTGTCGATCCCAGGTGAAGCTTCCGCACACAGAGCTGAAGGCAATTACGTTGAAGGTGAGTCAAGGCGACTTCTGA